Proteins encoded in a region of the Candidatus Zixiibacteriota bacterium genome:
- a CDS encoding DUF3795 domain-containing protein, with amino-acid sequence MPKDDKQLIAYCGLYCGDCFAYKGMMADLARDLRKELRQSKFDRTAEFLSSISFFKVYENYPQCYDVLGAMVKMRCKKACKGGGGPPFCKIRKCCQKKGIDGCWECDEFETCEKLDFLKPAHKDGHIKNLRKIKRKGVNEFLAGKKHW; translated from the coding sequence ATGCCCAAAGACGACAAACAATTAATCGCCTACTGCGGACTGTATTGCGGCGATTGCTTTGCCTATAAAGGCATGATGGCCGATTTAGCCAGAGACCTTAGAAAAGAACTGCGGCAATCGAAATTTGATAGAACCGCCGAATTCCTTTCCTCGATTTCTTTCTTTAAGGTGTATGAAAACTATCCGCAATGCTATGATGTTTTGGGGGCGATGGTGAAAATGCGCTGCAAGAAAGCCTGCAAAGGCGGCGGCGGTCCGCCGTTCTGTAAGATAAGAAAATGCTGTCAGAAAAAAGGCATCGATGGCTGCTGGGAATGCGATGAATTCGAGACATGTGAAAAACTTGATTTTCTAAAGCCGGCTCATAAGGATGGCCACATTAAAAACCTGCGAAAAATCAAAAGAAAAGGTGTTAATGAGTTCCTCGCAGGGAAGAAACACTGGTAA
- a CDS encoding response regulator — protein MLNILVVQSDSVISSEITAFLNRNKFNCQSIISVNKAIMLLKDDSSFDLIIVDVNLPNIPGTELIKYVKQKKNLSTIPIIATSPSGKSDNVVNYMKLGACETISMPYDEKTFIAKIDKALKSGRKSILIVDDDQDILDILKYTLELEGYKIYTAVTAEDAMHLISENNIRAVVSDILLPGMSGFDFMVFIKKEYVHVPVILITGHSGKITPEKILSHGADGYFQKPFKNTELLRNLERVLIRYNHITEETPQAEN, from the coding sequence TTGCTCAATATATTAGTTGTTCAAAGCGATTCAGTGATTTCATCTGAAATAACCGCTTTCCTAAATAGAAATAAATTTAACTGCCAAAGCATAATATCAGTTAACAAAGCTATCATGCTGTTAAAAGACGATTCATCATTTGATCTTATTATTGTTGACGTTAATTTACCAAATATTCCCGGAACCGAACTTATAAAATATGTGAAACAAAAGAAGAATCTTAGCACAATTCCGATTATTGCAACATCCCCCTCAGGCAAAAGCGATAATGTTGTCAACTATATGAAATTGGGTGCCTGTGAAACGATCAGTATGCCATATGATGAAAAAACATTTATAGCGAAGATTGATAAAGCGCTTAAATCAGGCAGAAAATCAATCCTTATAGTTGATGATGATCAGGATATTTTAGATATACTGAAATACACCTTAGAACTGGAAGGATATAAAATCTATACAGCTGTCACCGCCGAAGACGCAATGCACTTAATTAGCGAAAATAACATTCGTGCTGTCGTATCGGATATTTTACTGCCGGGAATGTCCGGCTTTGATTTCATGGTTTTTATTAAAAAAGAATATGTGCATGTTCCGGTGATACTTATTACGGGGCATAGCGGCAAAATTACGCCTGAAAAGATACTTTCTCATGGAGCGGATGGTTATTTTCAAAAGCCCTTTAAAAATACTGAACTTCTCAGAAACTTAGAACGAGTTTTAATTCGCTATAATCACATAACAGAAGAAACTCCGCAAGCAGAAAACTAA